The Sardina pilchardus chromosome 19, fSarPil1.1, whole genome shotgun sequence genome window below encodes:
- the LOC134065931 gene encoding CMRF35-like molecule 8, giving the protein MRPHLLFFMLLLRLCGLSESQHLSSVTKVSIQRGQTITIPFLYTQTYKHHKKVCNRGTTPYGDWDAEVQNGNKRSTRVMSMSDDVTNNIFTLTVRMDVGVPYPNMNVKKYHCSVARGGPTNDKEFSLLDAGGTPELHVQNQTVFGYEGGDVDIKCLHRNLSGEKKWCRVDGSCLEAGEVDGMSVETADVAGVFRVTLRNLQEKNSGWYWCSVGQFQMPVHITVSKGTIPHTTSITETTPTTEMSLSTADGVSNSTRNTQKDHIKLVLYCLLGVPLLIISAVICFILKKQKNKRSLGTGRKSNPESSEPEVTYTSLSFKKGSKNATKQEISRQHHTRHQDVTYSSVASQMAGDDVTYSHVSHQNRSIRKAMRYPVADDVTYSAVSQKHAQAGDDVTYSHVSHQNRSIRKAMRYPVADDVTYSAVSQKHPALKSQPMM; this is encoded by the exons AAAGTCAACATCTCAGCTCTGTGACTAAAGTGTCTATACAGAGAGGACAAACCATCACCATTCCATTCCTCTATACTCAGACGTACAAACATCACAAGAAAGTCTGCAATCGAGGAACTACACCCTATGGAGATTGGGATGCTGAAGTACAGAATGGAAATAAGAGGAGCACTCGGGTCATGTCCATGTCTGATGATGTCACCAACAACATTTTCACTCTGACTGTGAGGATGGATGTTGGAGTTCCATATCCTAATATGAATGTTAAGAAATATCATTGTAGTGTTGCAAGAGGTGGACCAACTAATGACAAAGAGTTCAGTTTGTTAGACGCAGGAG GTACTCCAGAGCTCCATGTTCAGAATCAAACTGTATTTGGATATGAAGGTGGGGATGTGGATATAAAATGCCTCCATAGAAACCTCAGTGGAGAGAAGAAGTGGTGCAGAGTTGATGGATCTTGTCTGGAAGCTGGAGAAGTGGATGGCATGTCAGTGGAGACAGCAGATGTAGCAGGAGTGTTCAGAGTGACTCTGAGGAACCTCCAGGAGAAGAACAGCGGCTGGTACTGGTGCTCTGTGGGACAGTTCCAGATGCCTGTTCACATCACTGTCAGTAAGGGGACCATTCCTCACACCACCAGCATCACTGAGACAACTCCAACAACAGAGATGTCTCTCAGCACTGCAGATG GTGTCTCAAATAGCACTAGAAACACCCAGAAAGATCACATTAAACT AGTTCTCTACTGTCTTCTGGGAGTTCCACTGCTGATCATTAGTGCTGTAATATGCTTCATACTAAAGAAACAGA aGAACAAAAGAAGTCTTGGGACAGGCAGAAAGTCCAATCCTGAG TCATCTGAACCTGAAGTCACATACACCTCTCTGAGTTTCAAGAAAGGATcaaaaaatgcaacaaaacaaGAAATATCTAGACAA CACCACACCAGACACCAGGATGTGACATACAGTTCTGTTGCCTCACAAATG GCTGGAGATGATGTCACTTACAGTCATGTTTCCCATCAAAACAGAAGCATAAGAAAG GCAATGAGGTATCCTGTAGCTGATGATGTTACCTACAGTGCTGTTTCACAAAAACATGCCCAG GCTGGAGATGATGTCACTTACAGCCATGTTTCCCACCAAAACAGAAGCATAAGAAAG GCTATGAGGTATCCTGTAGCTGATGATGTTACCTACAGTGCTGTTTCACAAAAACATCCAG CTTTGAAAAGCCAGCCAATGATGTGA